In a single window of the Raphanus sativus cultivar WK10039 chromosome 9, ASM80110v3, whole genome shotgun sequence genome:
- the LOC108824124 gene encoding uncharacterized protein LOC108824124, producing MTSASRVPSNLMNLLSLWCLSSLFTSTAAEEDSPITRIAFGSCANQSAPQPIWEAINKYDPQVFIWLGDNIYGDIRKPNRLIGKERTIGPWSNSPRFVPSSESEMKLRYAKAKANPGYSRLHKKARVIGTWDDHDYGLNDAGKEFDRKVVNQRLMLDFLDEPLDSPRRKQAGVYASYTFGPSNRRVKVIVLDTRYHRDPLRSDGSILGDTQWRWLEDELRGPHSEITIIASSVQVISNLSATTGPLFYMESWGRFPKERKRLFQLIDDTKRNGVMFISGDVHFGEITRYDCAVGYPLYDVTSSGLVQSVEKVFPRPLRFLVRLLFWYTPNTMRVTNDNCRYKSCTYGQQNFGAISIDWDANPASVRLEIRDVNGLTALSTNVPLSELQPKSVTDQTTKGKSQRHCTLEAELPGITRYRLAVLVYFIIAVLVMALVGLIIGVVLTITACVYKCKVD from the exons ATGACTTCTGCTTCTAGGGTTCCTTCCAATCTCATGAACCTTCTCTCCTTGTGGTGCTTATCGTCGCTCTTTACATCGACGGCGGCAGAAGAAGATTCTCCGATCACTCGCATCGCTTTCGGATCATGCGCTAATCAAAGCGCTCCACAG CCGATTTGGGAAGCTATTAACAAGTATGATCCACAAGTGTTCATCTGGCTGGGCGATAACATCTACGGAGACATCAGAAAACCTAACAGATTGATCGGGAAAGAGAGAACCATCGGGCCGTGGAGTAACTCTCCCAGGTTTGTGCCTTCCTCAGAGTCCGAAATGAAGCTAAGATACGCCAAAGCCAAGGCTAACCCTGGCTACTCTCGTCTCCATAAGAAAGCTAGAGTGATCGGCACTTGGGATGACCATGATTACGGTTTGAACGACGCTGGCAAAGAGTTTGATCGTAAAGTCGTTAACCAGAGACTCATGCTTGATTTCTTGGATGAGCCTCTTGATAGTCCCAGGAGAAAGCAAGCTGGAGTTTATGCTTCTTATACGTTTGGTCCATCTAACCGCCGAGTCAAG GTTATAGTTTTAGATACTAGATATCATAGAGACCCTTTGAGAAGTGACGGGAGTATCTTGGGTGATACTCAGTGGAGATGGCTCGAAGATGAGTTAAGAGGTCCTCACAGCGAGATTACTATCATAGCCTCCTCTGTTCAG GTAATATCAAATCTTTCGGCTACTACTGGACCACTCTTTTATATGGAATCGTGGGGGCGTTTCCCAAAGGAAAGGAAACGTCTTTTCCAACTTATAGATGATACCAAGAGAAATGGAGTTATGTTCATCAGTGGAGATGTTCATTTCGGAGAGATCACGAGATACGATTGTGCTGTTGGTTACCCTTTGTATGATGTCACCTCCAGTGGTCTTGTACAATCTGTTGAAAAAGTTTTCCCTCGTCCCTTGCGTTTCCTCGTTAGGCTTCTCTTTTGGTATACACCAAACACGATGAGAGTTACCAATGATAACTGCAGATATAAATCATGCACATATG GGCAACAAAATTTTGGAGCAATATCGATAGATTGGGATGCAAATCCGGCAAGCGTAAGGCTGGAGATCAGAGATGTTAATGGACTCACAGCACTAAGCACAAATGTCCCACTATCCGAACTCCAACCGAAGTCCGTGACAGATCAAACGACGAAGGGAAAGTCCCAACGACATTGCACCCTTGAAGCTGAGTTGCCAGGAATAACCAGATACAGATTGGCAGTTCTAGTCTACTTCATCATTGCTG TGTTGGTAATGGCGTTAGTTGGACTGATAATTGGAGTTGTGCTGACCATAACAGCATGCGTTTATAAATGCAAGGTCGACTGA
- the LOC108828735 gene encoding F-box/kelch-repeat protein At5g42350 has product MISEKPLGEESIRKDLEGLTVSSKRLVKSVSQKLKKKISKTEVVVEDEVVDARGGGGGGGGGALNCLNISGRGVGCKVADTGDDFEDKRWSSASESLTTTICGTEETTTRLDCFSHGVKEMFSKKHNNNNRKYIESKHNHHHNIFLPDDILEMCLMRLPLTSLMNAHLVCKKWRHMATTQRFLHLRRQGSFQSPWLFLFASGEIHGYDVSQDRWHRVESDVLKGRFMYSVTSVHEDVYVIGGRSEDRNSFKTHRGVLVFSPLTKSWRKVKSMRHARTLPVVGATHVSSELSSVQQQSQRFHRSSRESAVYEDPHRFSVRRSQGDQTGGTVTSSHRSSSARLKLNTSKRFVLIAIGGAGLFDEPLDSGEIYDSATNTWSEIQRLPVDFGVVSCGIICNGIFYAYSENDKLSGYDIERGFWIGIQTSPIPPRVHEFYPKLISCNNRLFMLSVSWCDEGDGQIGRRNKAVRKLWELDLVYLTWAEVSVHPDAPMDWNATYVSDQNILMGVEMFKIFGQVLGFFTVCDVSREEVSWRHVSRNQRSQKLNRSCMNKTIALLHL; this is encoded by the coding sequence ATGATCTCTGAGAAACCATTGGGAGAGGAGTCAATCCGGAAGGATCTGGAAGGTTTAACAGTGTCGTCAAAACGCCTTGTTAAAAGTGTTAGCCAGAAGTTAAAGAAAAAGATCTCCAAAACTGAGGTGGTGGTTGAGGATGAAGTAGTAGATgccagaggaggaggaggaggaggaggaggaggagccttGAATTGTCTTAACATTAGTGGTAGAGGTGTTGGTTGCAAAGTCGCCGACACCGGTGATGATTTTGAGGATAAGAGATGGTCCAGCGCTAGTGAAAGCTTAACCACTACCATTTGCGGAACTGAAGAAACCACCACTAGGTTGGATTGCTTTTCTCATGGAGTCAAAGAGATGTTCTCTAAGAAgcataacaacaacaacagaaaaTACATAGAATCAAAGCACAACCACCACCACAACATATTCCTCCCTGACGATATTCTCGAAATGTGTTTGATGAGGCTTCCTTTGACCAGCCTAATGAACGCCCACCTCGTCTGCAAGAAATGGCGCCACATGGCCACCACGCAGCGGTTCCTCCACCTGAGGCGCCAAGGCTCCTTTCAGTCCCCGTGGCTGTTTCTCTTCGCTTCTGGGGAGATCCACGGGTACGATGTGTCTCAGGACAGGTGGCATAGGGTTGAATCCGATGTGCTTAAAGGGAGGTTCATGTACTCGGTGACGAGCGTTCACGAGGATGTTTACGTGATCGGAGGCCGTTCCGAGGATAGAAACTCTTTCAAGACGCACAGAGGCGTTCTCGTGTTCAGCCCTTTGACCAAGTCGTGGCGTAAAGTCAAGTCTATGAGACATGCTAGAACGCTTCCCGTTGTTGGTGCCACTCATGTTTCTTCAGAGCTGTCCTCCGTTCAACAGCAGAGTCAACGCTTTCACCGGTCGTCTAGAGAATCAGCTGTTTATGAAGACCCTCACAGATTCTCCGTCAGACGCAGCCAGGGTGATCAAACCGGAGGAACTGTTACATCATCCCACAGATCATCGTCAGCAAGACTAAAGCTCAACACCTCCAAGAGATTCGTGCTCATTGCAATCGGAGGGGCTGGACTGTTTGACGAGCCGCTTGATTCAGGTGAGATATACGACTCAGCAACGAACACGTGGTCAGAGATACAGAGACTTCCCGTGGATTTTGGAGTCGTGTCTTGCGGGATCATATGCAATGGGATCTTCTACGCTTACTCCGAGAACGATAAGCTATCAGGGTATGACATAGAGAGAGGCTTCTGGATTGGGATCCAAACATCTCCGATCCCTCCTCGGGTTCACGAGTTCTACCCTAAGCTCATCTCCTGCAACAACCGGTTGTTCATGCTCTCGGTCTCGTGGTGCGACGAAGGAGATGGGCAGATTGGGAGGAGGAACAAAGCGGTGAGGAAGCTGTGGGAGTTGGATCTTGTGTACCTCACGTGGGCCGAGGTTTCGGTACACCCAGACGCACCGATGGATTGGAACGCCACGTATGTCTCGGACCAGAACATACTGATGGGAGTTGAGATGTTCAAGATTTTCGGGCAGGTGTTGGGTTTCTTCACTGTCTGCGATGTGTCGAGGGAAGAAGTCTCTTGGAGACATGTTTCGAGGAACCAAAGGAGTCAGAAACTTAATCGATCTTGTATGAACAAGACCATTGCCTTGCTTCATctctga
- the LOC108826455 gene encoding germin-like protein subfamily 1 member 11 yields MTMKSLSFLAVLSLLALALPLAISSDPSPLQDFCIGVNTPANGVFVNGKFCKDPKLATADDFFFSGLQNARPVANAVGSNVTAVNVNNLPGLNTLGISLVRIDYGVQGQNPPHTHPRATEILVLQEGTLFVGFVSSNGDGNRLFTKTLKQGDAFVFPEGLIHFQFNVGRSPAVAFAALSSQNPGVVTIANTVFGSNPPINPNVLARAFQLDAKVIMDLQNKF; encoded by the exons ATGACAATGAAGAGTCTCTCCTTTCTTGCTGTTCTATCTCTGCTGGCCTTAGCACTTCCATTAGCCATTTCCTCTGACCCAAGTCCCCTTCAAGACTTTTGTATTGGCGTTAACACCCCAGCAAATGGCG TTTTTGTGAATGGAAAGTTTTGCAAGGACCCAAAGCTCGCGACGGCGGATGACTTCTTTTTCTCAGGGCTTCAAAATGCAAGACCAGTAGCTAACGCAGTCGGTTCAAATGTGACAGCCGTCAATGTTAACAACCTTCCAGGATTAAACACCCTTGGGATCTCTCTTGTCCGTATAGACTATGGAGTGCAAGGGCAGAATCCACCTCATACTCACCCACGTGCCACCGAGATCCTGGTTCTCCAAGAAGGAACACTTTTTGTAGGTTTTGTCTCATCAAATGGAGACGGAAATCGCCTCTTCACCAAAACACTGAAGCAAGGTGATGCATTTGTGTTTCCAGAAGGGCTCATCCATTTTCAGTTTAACGTGGGGCGGTCTCCAGCGGTTGCATTCGCAGCTCTGAGCAGCCAAAACCCAGGTGTTGTCACTATTGCCAACACCGTGTTTGGGTCTAACCCACCTATAAACCCGAATGTTCTTGCTAGGGCTTTCCAGTTGGATGCTAAGGTTATCATGGATCTACAGAACAAGTTCTGA